GCGCGATTGCCGTTCCCGCTCCGCGTGGCCCTGCCGCTCGGCCAGCGCGATGGCCTGGTGGTAGAGCGTCTCGGCGCGGTCCCACTCGCCCCGGGCGCGCAGCACCGCCGCCAGGCCGCTCTGACTGTGGGGGCGGAAGCGCTCGCCGAGCACGATGCCCGTTTCAAATGCGGTCTGCGCGTCATCAAGCTCGGCGTGATGCAGGTGCGCGTAGCCTTTGCTGCTGTGCGCCCAGGCTTCCAGGTCGTCGCCGCGCAGCGCCAGGGTCGCTTCCCCCAGCGCTTCCATGCCGCGCGCGTGCCCGTCGGTGAACAGCAGGAGGCTGCCGTACTCCATCAGGGTGATGCCCCGCACGCGGCCTTCGCTGAGCTGCGCGGCGCGCTGGTAGTCGGCTTCCCAGCCGCGGCGCCCGAGGCGTTGCCCCGCCATGCCCCGGGCCCGCAGGGCGAGGGCCAGGTCGAAGGGCGTGAGGGCCCCCTCGGCCTGTAGGGCGGCGTCTGCGCTCTTCAGCCCCGCCTGCAGGTGGTCGCGCTGCACCAGCGTCCAGGCCAGGAAGGCGTGTGCGACGGGCGCCGTTATGGGATCGCTGGTGTAGGTACGCGCGGTCTGTTCCAGCTGCGGCTCTCCGGGCGTGTTGCCCAGCAGCCGCAAATGCAGCCGGGCGGCGGCGACCCCCGACCGGGCCGGCGGGGGAATCTGCTCGAACCAGGTCAACAGCTGCTGGAAGCGCTCACCCTGACGGGCGTGCGTGAAAGCCTGTTCGATGGTGCGCACCGCCATGTCCCACTGCTCACCGGCGAGCAGCGCGGTGATGGACTCGTCCCAGGATGATGCGCGCTGCGCAGAAGGTCGTGCGGCCACGCGCGCATCCTAGAGTGGGCAGAGGCCCTTCATTCAACCTGTTCCCCCGCCAGTGCCGGGGGTATCGCCGGCCATCAGGGCAGGTGCGGGCAGGGGAGAAGGCCAGCTGGGGGCCTGCAGGTCCGTGGGCAGGCTGGCGAGCAGGAGAAGCAGGGCAGCGGTGAAGCGGAAAGTCCAGGGCATAAGCGCTCCTTTCCGACGACAGGCGTGAGAACACCGTCCGCCCGGGTCGGGGGCGGCTGGAGAACAAGGAAAAAAGATGTGGTGTGCGGCGTGTAGTCGGCATCGCCGCTGGCCTCACGGTCTCGGGGGGCCCGGCGATGTGAGGCTTACTGTCGGGGCGCGCCCTGACAGTGGCTGACGCGGCGCAGGGGCACGCGGCGGTGGCAGCGGCTGTCGCGGCGCGGCGCTTTGCTGAAGGATTCACCCTGGGGCGGGACCAGGCAGTCTGGAGCAGCCCGTACTTCGCTGGCCACGCTCGGCCATTTGGCGCAATGACAGCGGGTCAGGCAGCCGCTACAGTGGCGCTCCTGACGGCCATACGGCTCCACGCTTCTGCCCAGAGGTGCTTATGACGCGCAAAACCACCCGCTCCAAGGCTGCGGCCCTGGACGCCCGCACCGATCAACTGCAGACCATCACCATTACCCACGCGCTCAAGGAGCTCAAGCTGCTGGACAGCCGCATCAGCGCGCGCATCGGCAGCCTGAACGCCATCCGCGTCCGGCGTCACAACGAGCCCCTGGTGGCCGGCCTGAGCAAAGAGCAGTTTGAAACGCAGGCGCGCGGCGCCTACCAGGCCATCCGGGCCCTCATTACCCGGCGCGAGGCCATCAAGGCGGCGGTGGTGCAGAGCAACGCCACCACGCTGGTGACGGTTGGGAACAAACGCATGACCGTCGCGGCGGCGGTGGAGCGCAAGCGCAGCCTGGAAGTCCGCCGGGGCCGGCATGGCCTGGTGGACCACGCGCCGACCTTAGACGCGCTGGTGGCGGTGCTGAGCGCGCAGTACACGCAGGCCGTGAATGAGGAAGCCACCCTGCGCGCGCAGATCACGCGGGACAGTGAAGCGCGCGTGGCGGCCTTTCTCTCCAAGGATCAGGGCAAGGACAAAGGCGGCCCCAGCGACAGCAACACACAGGAGATGGAGCGGTTGTACCGGGAGGCGAACGCGCCGGTGATGGACGATCCCCTGAACCTGTTGAGCGAGATGACAGCCATGCGTGAAGCGGCAGAAACCTTCGCCGCTGAAGTGGACCGGGTGCTGGACGAGACCAACGCCACGACAACGATTCGCGTGCCGGCTTCGGTTTAAACGTTCTGGGGTTGTCTGCGTGAAGGCCGTTCAAGCGCGTTCCTCTTTTGCCTGCCCGGCAAAAACATCCTTCTCAGATGAGGTCTCGAAAACCTCCCATACCCCGGAGGGCTCACGGCTCAGAGGTCAGGGATCAGGGCTCAGGCTTCAGGCACCGCAGGGCTCAGGGCGCAGGACGCAGGACTCGATCAAATCCCGGATCAGCGGTGTGCCCATGGGCACAGAAGAGTGGAACCCTCTTCGCGGTCACCGCCGGGCTGCGCAGCCAACCCCCCCCATCCCCCGCTCCGGCGGGGTTTTGCTTGCGCTGCGGTGGAGCGGGTGGTCAGGATGCAGGCGGGCATGAACAGGCATAACGGGGCACGGGTGGGCGCCGCCAGGATGGACCAGTGCCAACGACCTTCAGCCCCGTATGAGCACGGTCTATGATGCGGCCATGACGTTTCCTGTGCTCCGGCACACCGCGATTTGTCAGCTGGTGCACGTCCTGATTGATGGGCCCAGCGGCTACCGAACCGCCAGAGACCTGGAAGCATTGTTCGCGCGCCTGGGTCACGCTTCTGCCCTGCTCAAGACCGAATCCAGAATTGATTACGTCACCCGTGTCCTTGAGGAAGCTCAAAAACGCGGACAGCGTGAGCGGTTGTTGGAAGCGGTGATCCAGGCTGAAGCGGCCAGGAACGCACGCGCGGCCTTGCAGCGTCTGATCAGCGACATCCTCTCGCCGTACGGCTGGACAGTCCACCATGACCCAGTGGCCGGGTTCAGGGTGCAGCCCCTCGTGATTCAGGCTGCGCCCCTCACGCCAGACGTCCTGGACACCCCTGACTTTGGGCACGTGTTCCTGACCGACGCCGAGGGCCAGCTGTTGCAAGACCGGTGGGCCGAGGCGGTGGTGCTGCACCACGCGGGCATCTGGCGCATGGGGCTAATTGCCCTGAGCACGATGCTGGAACACGTGCTGGCGGCCTGCCTGCAGGCGTATCCCCAGCAGGCGCGGGCGTCGAGTGAGGCCCCACAACATCTGGGGGCGATCTGGGAGTGGCGCCTGGAGGTGCTGCTCGCCGTCGCCCATGAACGTGGATGGATAACGCTCACCGCCGCGGACTTTCCGTACCGGGTGCGGCATTACCGGCACTACATCACGCCCGCCCATGAGCTGCGGGAGGGTGACGCCTGGAATGACGCCCTGATGGGTGACACCTGGCGAAAAGTCAGACGCACGATTGATGAACTCCGCGACCGCACACAGGCGATACCGCCCACCGTCACGAAAGCAAATGGCACGAACGCCTTTCAGCGGGCACAGCTGAACGCTAAATACCAGAAAAGACGCGTTTAGCGCGCGCCATATGGCGCACTCGGCCAGGCGGCCTGGGTTGATCGACGCGTCTCTTGAGCGCGGGGGGGAGGCCTCGGGCGAGGCGGCGCAGTGGTAAGGGGCTTAGGCGGCAGGAAACCACCGTCCAGGCGAAGCCAAACCGCAAGCAGGGACGTGGGCGCTGTTCCCTGCTTCGAAGCGTCGGATGCGGCCTTGGGGACGTCCAGCCTCCTGAGCCTGGGCCGCTTTCTGTCTCCAACCTGGCGTTGATCGGCTGGATTGCCGGTGACACAGTCGTTGCAAGGGACGATAGAGGGCGCCGCTGCGGTCATCTGGTGAGTCATGGCCTCGCCTCAGGCCGTATGGTGACCGCATGAACCGTCTTCACGCTGCGCTGTCCGGTGTCCTGCTCCTGTCGCTTGCCTCCTGCGCGCCGGAACGCATCGGTGAAGCGGCCGGACAGCTTAGTGAAGCGCGCACCCGGGCCGTCAACACGGCCGCGCAGGCATACATCCGTCAGTGCATGGTGGGCATTGAGGTCAAAAAAGTCGAGTCCGGCGGGAAGAACTATGCGTTTCTTCCCGAAACCAGCAGCTGTGCCGACGGCGTGCTGGGCCAGACGGCTCTGCCAGGCTCAGAGAATGTTGCCCGGTCGGAAATCGTCCCCAATGCCGACAAGACCGGTTACGTCCTGACCGTCGAAGCGGCGTCCGGGAAAACGTACCGTCACGACTCCCTGGCGGGGCCCAGTATCAAAGAGGTTCAGTAACGCGGCGCTGCCCCGCAGCCAGCGGACGGCTCAGGATGAAGGTTCGGCCCCGGTCGGGAGCTCCAGAGGTCACGTGATGAATCTGGCCTGAAGTGAGAGCGTCACGCCCTCCTGCGAGGCTTCCTGCAGCCGCCGTTCAGGCTTCAGCGGCCAGGAGTTCCCGAATGGTGCTCAGCAGGTTGTGCTCCTCCAAGTTCATCAGAGCCTCAATGGTCGACCGACGGCGCTGCGCCATCAAGGTCGGGGCGCGCCGCACGATGCCGGGCGGCAGTGCGCCGGTGGCCTACAGGCACTGCCCAAAGGCGCGGCGGCCCTCCCAGATAGAGACGGACAGCAGACTCAGGTGTTCGTCCGCTGTCCAACTCGGGAGTGGAACGTTCAGCGAGCGCTCATGCCCCGCTCCGGACGAAGCCTGGAGCGGGGCATGAGGTCAACCATGCCTCTTTGAAGGGCAAGAGGATTACCGTGGTAGCGCGACAG
The DNA window shown above is from Deinococcus aquaedulcis and carries:
- a CDS encoding tetratricopeptide repeat protein; its protein translation is MAARPSAQRASSWDESITALLAGEQWDMAVRTIEQAFTHARQGERFQQLLTWFEQIPPPARSGVAAARLHLRLLGNTPGEPQLEQTARTYTSDPITAPVAHAFLAWTLVQRDHLQAGLKSADAALQAEGALTPFDLALALRARGMAGQRLGRRGWEADYQRAAQLSEGRVRGITLMEYGSLLLFTDGHARGMEALGEATLALRGDDLEAWAHSSKGYAHLHHAELDDAQTAFETGIVLGERFRPHSQSGLAAVLRARGEWDRAETLYHQAIALAERQGHAERERQSRRGLGHTARMRGQPLRAIEWLSQAVVTVPADRESGTSWVNVDLAAAHVSLPRVDAERVLDLLARTGPLFGEDADRAVIVQAELARRQGRLAEAAARLAPLNPRMLWVREEAMALPELFGLLEGPRPEPLPRQDRMRVEVRAAGHGEVRLNDRLLPMPLLPLVALVGLLDAGGTLDAESLAAAVRDGQPRDRRQAAQRATRAVKQLRDALGWPGSVTHHAGRYALDAGVDWSYDILNLRRTGTPIETFLRGVHAFPWVMEREQALMLGEDQL